A region of the Actinomycetota bacterium genome:
CCTGCCGGCGGCGGCCGGCGGCCCGGCGCGCCGGAGGGCTCCGGGCCGCGGCCTTCCCGAACCCCTCGACCGCTTCGATCCGCGGCCGAGGAACGCACGAAGCGGCGCGAGCGTGTCGTTCGTGACCTCGCCCGCCCACACCAGGTCCCACAGCGCCGAGAGCACCGCCCGCTCGTCGGGCTCCTCGCTGGCCCGAAGGAGCTCCGGCCAGAACGACGCGCCGTGCGTTCCGAGGTGGGCGCGGAGACGCTCGTGGATGTCGCCGGAGGGGCGTTCGTCCGGCGGTGGGGGAGCCAATAGTCGAAGGCTGTCGCGGAACGCCAACATCACGCGGCCGTCGTCCGCGCCGACGCCGCCGGCGCCCGTCCACACCAGCTCACCGCTCGCGCACAACGCGTCGAGGTCGGACGATCGATACCCCTGCGCGCGGCTCGGCAGCACGTCCGTCTCCAGGATCGAGGCGTGGATCGCCGCGCCTTGCAGTTGCTCGATCGTGTCGACGAGCGCGGTCGGTCCGGTTCGCGGACGCGCGACCGAGTGCCACCGCGGGAGGAACCGAGCCAGCGTCGCGGCGTCGACGGGCTCGACCTCGCGACGGAGCGAGGCAAGGGAACGGCGCCGCAGCGAACGCAACACGTCAACGTCCACCCACTCGCGTTCCAAACCGCCGGGGCGGAACTCGCCGAACGCCACCCTGCCTTCCGACTCGAGATGCCCGAGCGCTCGGCGAACGCGTTCTTCCGTGGCACCGAGTCGCGCGGACGCATCGCGCACGTGGAACGGGCCGTGCGTGCGCGCGTATCGTGCGACGAGTGACTCGAGCGGCGCTGCAACGGGTTCGGCGAAGACCGCCGGAACGCCGACGGGGAGCGCGGCGCCCAGAGCGTCCCGGTAGCGCGCGGCGTCCTCGACCGCCACGAACCGTTCCTCTCCCGCGACGTGGAGTCGGACGGCCCGACCCTCGCGTTCGAGCCCATCGATCCACGCGCTGGGGTTGTCGTTCGATCGTAACGAGATCTCGTCGATCGAGAGGTCACCGAGTCGCCGCAACAGGTCATGGACGTCGTCGCCGTTTCGCGCGCGACGTCCCTCCGCGAGGTGCTGAAGCTCGAGCTCGAGGTCGGCGAGCGCGTCGGGGTCGATCAGCTCGCGAAGATCCTCGGCTCCGAGCAACTCGCGCAGCAGATCGCGGTCGAGCGCGAGGGCGGCGGCCCTGCGTTCGGCAAGCGGCGCGTCACCTTCGTACATGTAGACGGCGATCCATGCAAACACGAGCGACTGCGCGAACGGCGACGCTCGTTCGAGATCGACGGGCACCACGCTGACCCTTCGGGCGCGAACGTCGCCCAGCACCTCTTTGAGCGCCGGCAGGTCGAACACGTCGCGGAGGCACTCGCGGGTCGCCTCGAGCAAGATGGGGAAGGTCGGGTAGCGCGAGGCGACCTCGAGCAGCTCCTTCCCGCGCTGCCGCTGCTGCCACAGCGGTGTCCGCTGACCAGGCCGGCGACGCGGGAGAAGGAGCGCGCGCGATGCGGCTTCGCGGAACACGCTCGTGAACAGCGCCGTCGCGGGGAGTCGCCGCAGCACGAGCTCCTCCACATCCTCCGGGTCGACGATGAGGTCCTCGACCGGGATGCGCTCCTCCGACTCCGGGAGTCGGATCACGATGCCGTCGTCGCTCCACAGCACCTGCACGTCGAGTCCGTACGCTTCCTCTAGGCGCGCCTCGATGGCCATGGCCCACGGCGCGTGCACCTTCGCGCCGAACGGCGAGAGCAGGCACACGCGGTAGTCGCCGAGCTCGTCGCGGAACCGCTCGACGACGATCGTTCGGTCGTCGGGGATCGCGCCCGCCGCCTCGCGCTGATCCTCGAGGTACGCAACCAGGTTCTCGGCCGCGAGCTCGTCGAGCGCGAACTCGGTCCGGAGCCGCTCGACGGCCCGTCCATGCGGTGCAGCGGCGAGCTCCCGCGTCGTCGCGCCGAGCGCGCGACCGAGCTCGAGAGGGCGCCCCGGCTTGTCGCCCTTCCAGAACGGCATCTTCCCCGGCTCTCCGGGTGCGGGCGAGACGACGACGCGTTCGAACGTGATGTCCTCGATCCGCCACGCGGTCGCGCCGAGCAGGAACACCTCGCCGCGGCGGCTTTCGTACACCATCTCTTCGTCGAGCTCGCCGACGCGACGCCCGTCGACGGTGAAGACGCCGAACAGTCCGCGATCGGGGATCGTGCCACCGCTGGCGATGGCGATCCGTCCCGCGCCCTCTCTCGCGCGCAGCACGTCCGATCGCCGGTCCCACACGATGCGGGGGCGGAGCTCGGCGAACTCATCTGAGGGATAGCGCCCCGATAACAGATCGAGCACGTTACGGAGCAGCTCATCCGAGAGGTCGGCGAAGTTCGCGGCGCGCCGCACCACTCGGGCCAGATCGTCGACCGTCCATTCGTCAACCGCGCACATCGCGACGATCTGCTGTGCGAGGACGTCGAGCGGGTTCCTGGGGTAGTGCGTCTCCTCGATCTGGCCGTTCAGCATCCGCCGAACGACGACCGTCGCCTCAAGGAGGTCGCCGCGGTACTTCGGGAACACCTTCCCCCGCGAGGGCTCGCCGACGTGATGACCCGCACGCCCGATCCGTTGCACCCCGCGTGCGACCGAGCCGGGCGACTCCACCTGCACGACGAGGTCGACCGCCCCCATGTCGATCCCGAGCTCGAGCGAGCTCGTCGCGACGATGCCCTTCAGCACGCCGCGCTTCAGCCGGTCCTCGATGTCCAGTCGTTGTTCTCGGGCGATCGAACCGTGATGGGCGGCGACCAGGTCCTCGCCGGCGAGCTCGTTCAGCCGCGACGCGAGCCGCTCGGCCAGGCGACGTGCGTTCGTGAACACGATGGTCGAGCGATGGCTCTGCACGAGCTCGAGAAGCCGAGGGTGGATCGACGGCCAGATGCTGATCCGCTCCGGCGGCTGGGTCGGGTCCTGGGCCGGCTCGTCGGGGAGGGTTCCGATGGAGGCCATGTCATCGATCGGAACCACGACCTCCACCTCCATCGGCTTTCGGAGGCCGGCGTCGACGACGGTGACCGGCCGCGGTCCGTTCTCCGCCTGTCCGCCGAGGAATCGAGCGATCTCGTCGAGCGGGCGTTGCGTCGCCGAAAGGCCGATGCGTTGTGGCGGCGCGTGTGTGATCTCCTCGAGCCGCTCCAGCGACAGCGCC
Encoded here:
- a CDS encoding DEAD/DEAH box helicase, which gives rise to MALDRFSPPVASWFSATFAAPTPAQELGWPAISEDAHTLILAPTGSGKTLAAFLWALDRLATEPPPSPADRCRVLYVSPLRALAVDVEKNLRAPLTGIGLAAERLGVPIHTPHVAIRTGDTPANDRRRISTRPPDVLITTPESLYLMLTSRAREVLRSVRWVIVDEIHSIAGTKRGAHLALSLERLEEITHAPPQRIGLSATQRPLDEIARFLGGQAENGPRPVTVVDAGLRKPMEVEVVVPIDDMASIGTLPDEPAQDPTQPPERISIWPSIHPRLLELVQSHRSTIVFTNARRLAERLASRLNELAGEDLVAAHHGSIAREQRLDIEDRLKRGVLKGIVATSSLELGIDMGAVDLVVQVESPGSVARGVQRIGRAGHHVGEPSRGKVFPKYRGDLLEATVVVRRMLNGQIEETHYPRNPLDVLAQQIVAMCAVDEWTVDDLARVVRRAANFADLSDELLRNVLDLLSGRYPSDEFAELRPRIVWDRRSDVLRAREGAGRIAIASGGTIPDRGLFGVFTVDGRRVGELDEEMVYESRRGEVFLLGATAWRIEDITFERVVVSPAPGEPGKMPFWKGDKPGRPLELGRALGATTRELAAAPHGRAVERLRTEFALDELAAENLVAYLEDQREAAGAIPDDRTIVVERFRDELGDYRVCLLSPFGAKVHAPWAMAIEARLEEAYGLDVQVLWSDDGIVIRLPESEERIPVEDLIVDPEDVEELVLRRLPATALFTSVFREAASRALLLPRRRPGQRTPLWQQRQRGKELLEVASRYPTFPILLEATRECLRDVFDLPALKEVLGDVRARRVSVVPVDLERASPFAQSLVFAWIAVYMYEGDAPLAERRAAALALDRDLLRELLGAEDLRELIDPDALADLELELQHLAEGRRARNGDDVHDLLRRLGDLSIDEISLRSNDNPSAWIDGLEREGRAVRLHVAGEERFVAVEDAARYRDALGAALPVGVPAVFAEPVAAPLESLVARYARTHGPFHVRDASARLGATEERVRRALGHLESEGRVAFGEFRPGGLEREWVDVDVLRSLRRRSLASLRREVEPVDAATLARFLPRWHSVARPRTGPTALVDTIEQLQGAAIHASILETDVLPSRAQGYRSSDLDALCASGELVWTGAGGVGADDGRVMLAFRDSLRLLAPPPPDERPSGDIHERLRAHLGTHGASFWPELLRASEEPDERAVLSALWDLVWAGEVTNDTLAPLRAFLGRGSKRSRGSGRPRPGALRRAGPPAAAGRWSLVAPLLDPAPSPTETAHARAMQLLERHGVLTREAVLAEAAPGGYAGVYGVLRALEESGKVRRGYFVDGLGAAQFAAPGAVERLRELREPDRTESIVLSLAAADPAQPYGAALAWPESTGRPARTAGSYVVLADGALAAYLERGGRTLVTFDDAANSDWPDSLAALVKDGRVRKIELSRIDGEPATSSPHADRLRTAGFVDGYRGLSLRA